Proteins found in one Primulina eburnea isolate SZY01 chromosome 16, ASM2296580v1, whole genome shotgun sequence genomic segment:
- the LOC140817488 gene encoding uncharacterized protein isoform X2, whose product MSVANLCTSGSLNAMESDGGNDSLNSFIRQAVGKEPILPFSRTGDSPVQWIQLLHSLDQPDLPGWPLLTPVKVQMQKCEKCSREFCSPINYRRHIRVHRRSLNVDKESHKNRDLLAAFWDKLSLKESMEIVSLSDVILKDIPGSSIVRALASSLRKPGLWTLPPVYVKAGSALLDIIHAKPPRLPISSQELFSILDNASERTFLCAGTADSVQKYVFDVEAAKNSLELKNLVACTGFLFELQLVKAWVADKDAEALRCHKLLVEEEEAAQKRQAELLERKKQKKLRQKEQKYKEHLYEGNGYLNVTVDAVNGPILAEASAATPSPSDSNSISPNADNFIQSYLDSLQNCNKEEETDIEAQLDFNTERIILDDFQTIGPGVNDHQHVAINNWQVPKSHKAGRNGFVVRKNLQALKPEATQKLRHTKGQALVNGNKVWTRKFKPNNAGESSKAAMPGEIGCQTEDTDSEVMIGSISVALKVCDSRKHECHPDESIGTPSMEHAILNKNIMVEELTKGDSVQSGTKGEDISTSPVESGGEEPGVMCGILSMNDRFSSSERCVPSHSIEDDDDCDIGKDTCLLSGETPQQDAPFSSITAKEFLAQRWKEAISADHVRLVLASGPETPGNSDKMATQASILGEISLLGNIENRLGIHYQGVTPRTKPDKGLRIKYRPKEKGVV is encoded by the exons ATGTCTGTTGCAAATCTCTGCACCAGTGGAAGTCTCAATGCAATGGAATCAGATGGAGGTAATGATTCCCTTAACAGTTTCATCAGACAAGCTGTTGGAAAGGAACCTATTCTTCCCTTTTCAAGAACTGGGGACAGCCCAGTACAGTGGATTCAGTTGCTTCATTCCTTAGATCAGCCAG ATCTTCCTGGTTGGCCCTTGCTTACTCCTGTTAAAGTTCAGATGCAGAAGTGTGAGAAGTGTTCCCGAGAGTTCTGTTCGCCAATTAACTACAGGAGACACATTCGCGTACACCGTCGGTCTCTGAATGTGGATAAG GAATCTCACAAAAATAGGGATTTATTGGCTGCTTTTTGGGATAAG CTATCTCTGAAGGAGTCCATGGAAATAGTGTCGTTAAGTGATGTGATACTAAAG GATATTCCCGGATCGTCGATAGTAAGGGCTTTGGCATCCTCTCTTCGCAAACCAGGGTTGTGGACTCTTCCGCCAGTTTATGTGAAAGCTGGCTCTGCATTATTG GACATTATTCATGCTAAGCCTCCCAGGCTGCCAATATCCTCTCAGGAGTTGTTCAGCATTCTTGATAATGCCAGCGAGAGAACATTTTTATGTGCTGGCACCGCTGATTCTGTACAAAAATATGTTTTTGATGTAGAAGCGGCTAAAAATAGCCTTGAGCTGAAGAATTTAGTTGCTTGCACTGGATTCCTCTTTGAACTGCAGCTG GTGAAAGCATGGGTTGCGGACAAAGATGCAGAGGCTTTGAGATGCCACAAGCTGCTTGTCGAGGAGGAAGAAGCTGCTCAAAAAAG GCAAGCGGAGCTTTTGGAgaggaaaaaacaaaaaaagctTCGTCAAAAGGAACAAAAATATAAGGAACACTTATACGAGGGGAATGGGTACTTGAATGTGACTGTTGATGCAGTAAATGGACCAATTTTGGCTGAAGCATCTGCGGCAACTCCATCCCCATCTGATTCTAATTCAATTTCACCAAATGCGGACAATTTTATCCAGTCCTACTTAGACTCCTTACAGAATTGTAACAAAGAAGAAGAAACAGATATTGAAGCACAGTTGGATTTTAACACCGAACGTATAATACTAGACGATTTTCAGACAATTGGACCTGGTGTGAATGATCATCAGCATGTTGCTATCAATAATTGGCAGGTTCCAAAATCACACAAGGCCGGTCGGAATGGCTTTGTCGTTAGGAAAAATCTTCAAGCATTAAAACCGGAAGCTACACAGAAGCTCCGACATACCAAAGGCCAGGCTCTAGTTAATGGGAACAAAGTTTGGACCAGAAAATTTAAACCAAATAATGCTGGGGAGAGCTCGAAAGCAGCGATGCCAGGAGAGATTGGTTGCCAAACAGAGGATACTGACAGTGAGGTGATGATTGGTTCTATTTCTGTCGCACTAAAAGTTTGTGATTCACGGAAACATGAGTGCCATCCAGATGAATCGATAGGCACTCCTAGCATGGAGCATGCCATCCTCAACAAGAATATTATGGTGGAGGAACTAACTAAAGGAGACAGTGTCCAGTCTGGCACCAAAGGTGAAGATATAAGTACCTCCCCAGTTGAGAGCGGTGGCGAGGAACCAGGCGTGATGTGTGGTATATTGAGTATGAATGATAGATTTTCATCCAGTGAAAGATGTGTACCATCACACTCGATAGAGGATGACGATGATTGTGACATTGGAAAGGACACCTGCCTACTTTCAGGCGAAACCCCTCAACAAGATGCACCATTCTCCAGCATTACAGCTAAAGAATTTCTTGCACAGA GATGGAAGGAAGCTATATCTGCGGACCACGTGAGATTAGTACTTGCTTCTGGACCAGAAACTCCTGGAAACTCTGACAAAATGGCCACTCAAGCATCAATTCTTGGAGAAATTAGTCTTCTTGGTAACATTGAGAACCGGCTCGGCATACATTATCAAGGTGTGACGCCCAGGACAAAACCGGACAAGGGTTTGCGAATTAAATACAGACCGAAAGAAAAAGGTGTTGTCTAG
- the LOC140817488 gene encoding uncharacterized protein isoform X1, with protein sequence MSNVSPVAGDPPMSVANLCTSGSLNAMESDGGNDSLNSFIRQAVGKEPILPFSRTGDSPVQWIQLLHSLDQPDLPGWPLLTPVKVQMQKCEKCSREFCSPINYRRHIRVHRRSLNVDKESHKNRDLLAAFWDKLSLKESMEIVSLSDVILKDIPGSSIVRALASSLRKPGLWTLPPVYVKAGSALLDIIHAKPPRLPISSQELFSILDNASERTFLCAGTADSVQKYVFDVEAAKNSLELKNLVACTGFLFELQLVKAWVADKDAEALRCHKLLVEEEEAAQKRQAELLERKKQKKLRQKEQKYKEHLYEGNGYLNVTVDAVNGPILAEASAATPSPSDSNSISPNADNFIQSYLDSLQNCNKEEETDIEAQLDFNTERIILDDFQTIGPGVNDHQHVAINNWQVPKSHKAGRNGFVVRKNLQALKPEATQKLRHTKGQALVNGNKVWTRKFKPNNAGESSKAAMPGEIGCQTEDTDSEVMIGSISVALKVCDSRKHECHPDESIGTPSMEHAILNKNIMVEELTKGDSVQSGTKGEDISTSPVESGGEEPGVMCGILSMNDRFSSSERCVPSHSIEDDDDCDIGKDTCLLSGETPQQDAPFSSITAKEFLAQRWKEAISADHVRLVLASGPETPGNSDKMATQASILGEISLLGNIENRLGIHYQGVTPRTKPDKGLRIKYRPKEKGVV encoded by the exons ATGTCTGTTGCAAATCTCTGCACCAGTGGAAGTCTCAATGCAATGGAATCAGATGGAGGTAATGATTCCCTTAACAGTTTCATCAGACAAGCTGTTGGAAAGGAACCTATTCTTCCCTTTTCAAGAACTGGGGACAGCCCAGTACAGTGGATTCAGTTGCTTCATTCCTTAGATCAGCCAG ATCTTCCTGGTTGGCCCTTGCTTACTCCTGTTAAAGTTCAGATGCAGAAGTGTGAGAAGTGTTCCCGAGAGTTCTGTTCGCCAATTAACTACAGGAGACACATTCGCGTACACCGTCGGTCTCTGAATGTGGATAAG GAATCTCACAAAAATAGGGATTTATTGGCTGCTTTTTGGGATAAG CTATCTCTGAAGGAGTCCATGGAAATAGTGTCGTTAAGTGATGTGATACTAAAG GATATTCCCGGATCGTCGATAGTAAGGGCTTTGGCATCCTCTCTTCGCAAACCAGGGTTGTGGACTCTTCCGCCAGTTTATGTGAAAGCTGGCTCTGCATTATTG GACATTATTCATGCTAAGCCTCCCAGGCTGCCAATATCCTCTCAGGAGTTGTTCAGCATTCTTGATAATGCCAGCGAGAGAACATTTTTATGTGCTGGCACCGCTGATTCTGTACAAAAATATGTTTTTGATGTAGAAGCGGCTAAAAATAGCCTTGAGCTGAAGAATTTAGTTGCTTGCACTGGATTCCTCTTTGAACTGCAGCTG GTGAAAGCATGGGTTGCGGACAAAGATGCAGAGGCTTTGAGATGCCACAAGCTGCTTGTCGAGGAGGAAGAAGCTGCTCAAAAAAG GCAAGCGGAGCTTTTGGAgaggaaaaaacaaaaaaagctTCGTCAAAAGGAACAAAAATATAAGGAACACTTATACGAGGGGAATGGGTACTTGAATGTGACTGTTGATGCAGTAAATGGACCAATTTTGGCTGAAGCATCTGCGGCAACTCCATCCCCATCTGATTCTAATTCAATTTCACCAAATGCGGACAATTTTATCCAGTCCTACTTAGACTCCTTACAGAATTGTAACAAAGAAGAAGAAACAGATATTGAAGCACAGTTGGATTTTAACACCGAACGTATAATACTAGACGATTTTCAGACAATTGGACCTGGTGTGAATGATCATCAGCATGTTGCTATCAATAATTGGCAGGTTCCAAAATCACACAAGGCCGGTCGGAATGGCTTTGTCGTTAGGAAAAATCTTCAAGCATTAAAACCGGAAGCTACACAGAAGCTCCGACATACCAAAGGCCAGGCTCTAGTTAATGGGAACAAAGTTTGGACCAGAAAATTTAAACCAAATAATGCTGGGGAGAGCTCGAAAGCAGCGATGCCAGGAGAGATTGGTTGCCAAACAGAGGATACTGACAGTGAGGTGATGATTGGTTCTATTTCTGTCGCACTAAAAGTTTGTGATTCACGGAAACATGAGTGCCATCCAGATGAATCGATAGGCACTCCTAGCATGGAGCATGCCATCCTCAACAAGAATATTATGGTGGAGGAACTAACTAAAGGAGACAGTGTCCAGTCTGGCACCAAAGGTGAAGATATAAGTACCTCCCCAGTTGAGAGCGGTGGCGAGGAACCAGGCGTGATGTGTGGTATATTGAGTATGAATGATAGATTTTCATCCAGTGAAAGATGTGTACCATCACACTCGATAGAGGATGACGATGATTGTGACATTGGAAAGGACACCTGCCTACTTTCAGGCGAAACCCCTCAACAAGATGCACCATTCTCCAGCATTACAGCTAAAGAATTTCTTGCACAGA GATGGAAGGAAGCTATATCTGCGGACCACGTGAGATTAGTACTTGCTTCTGGACCAGAAACTCCTGGAAACTCTGACAAAATGGCCACTCAAGCATCAATTCTTGGAGAAATTAGTCTTCTTGGTAACATTGAGAACCGGCTCGGCATACATTATCAAGGTGTGACGCCCAGGACAAAACCGGACAAGGGTTTGCGAATTAAATACAGACCGAAAGAAAAAGGTGTTGTCTAG
- the LOC140817490 gene encoding short-chain dehydrogenase TIC 32, chloroplastic-like, protein MPQIAYTRLPSPLIHACNPLSRHFSTHPTHYFMNVICSKFHRLFLCTPIPNSRKIVSGSDLSQQMWLFRRNGTSGFSSSSTAEEVTNGIDGSGLTAIVTGASSGIGSETARVLALRGVHVIMGARNVSTGKQVKEAIVNEIPAAKVEALELDLSSMASVIKFASEFTSSGQPLNLLINNAGIMATPYTLSKDNIELQFATNHLGHFLLTNLLLDTMKRTVGETKREGRIVNVSSEAHRFSYREGIRFERLNDQEGYNRWLAYGQSKLANLLHANELARRLKEDGVEISVNSVHPGVVTTNLFRHFGVWGGNLGLFEGFLGTLGKLLFKNVQQGASTTCYLALHPQIKGTTGAYFADNNMAKASGKAGDTDVAKKLWDFSMDLIK, encoded by the exons ATGCCACAAATTGCTTACACACGTCTCCCTTCCCCTCTAATCCACGCGTGCAATCCACTTTCTCGGCATTTTTCCACTCATCCAACACATTACTTTATGAACGTCATTTGTTCAAAATTTCACCGGCTGTTTCTGTGTACTCCCATTCCAAATTCGAGAAAGATTGTGAGCGGGAGTGATTTATCTCAGCAAATGTGGCTGTTTAGAAGGAATGGGACATCTGGGTTTTCTTCTTCGTCTACTGCTGAAGAAGTTACCAATGGAATTGATGGGTCCGGGCTCACTGCCATTGTTACAG GGGCGTCGAGTGGTATAGGTTCAGAAACTGCTCGAGTTCTTGCATTGCGCGGCGTGCATGTCATAATGGGTGCTAGGAATGTTTCTACTGGAAAACAAGTGAAAGAAGCAATAGTTAACGAAATTCCTGCAGCAAAAGTAGAGGCATTGGAGTTGGATCTCAGTTCAATGGCATCTGTTATAAAATTTGCGTCCGAGTTTACTTCGTCCGGACAGCCACTGAATCTTTTAAT TAATAATGCAGGAATTATGGCAACACCGTACACGCTATCTAAAGACAATATAGAGTTGCAGTTCGCCACCAATCACCTAG gtcACTTTCTTTTGACGAATTTGTTGTTAGACACGATGAAACGAACGGTTGGTGAGACGAAAAGGGAGGGAAGGATAGTGAATGTTTCATCAGAGGCTCACCGATTTTCATATAGAGAGGGAATTCGCTTTGAGAGACTTAATGATCAAGAAGG ATACAATAGGTGGCTTGCTTATGGTCAATCTAAACTAGCTAATCTACTGCATGCTAATGAATTGGCCAGACGCTTAAAG GAAGATGGTGTTGAAATATCGGTAAATTCAGTTCATCCCGGAGTAGTCACGACTAATCTTTTCCGTCACTTTGGTGTTTGGGGAGGAAACCTTGGCTTATTTGAAG GTTTTCTCGGCACACTTGGTAAATTGCTGTTTAAAAATGTTCAGCAG GGTGCTTCAACCACTTGTTATCTGGCGCTGCATCCACAAATAAAGGGGACGACCGGTGCCTACTTTGCAGACAACAACATGGCCAAAGCAAGTGGGAAAGCTGGAGACACAGATGTGGCAAAGAAACTCTGGGATTTCAGCATGGATTTGATCAAATGA
- the LOC140816701 gene encoding silicon efflux transporter LSI2-like, with protein MAIAPTVKVVLGSIAFCIFWVLAVFPAVPFMPIGRTAGSLLGAMLMVLFQVITPDQAFAAIDLPILGLLFGTMVVSAYLERADIFKYLGKLLSWRSKGAKDLLCRICLISAVSSALFTNDTSCVVLTEFVLKIARQHNLPPHPFLLALASSANIGSSATPIGNPQNLVIAVQSKISFGKFLFGVLPAMLVGVVINALMLLCMYWKLLSDQKDEEDASVEVVGEDDVSFHRFSPATMSHIASLKSQDLSSILDSMGIHSPVNVDCLTNIHSPVNVNGHESKLNHRGNMPENDSIHNSPNVNVHIDNTEKLRNRGYLTESEIHKVLNTGVESVRNSDASKETTNFGPILSKRGPSSSGVEFENFGSFTEGGLGFSKKWKRILWKACVYLVTLGMLVALLLGLNMSWTAITAALALIVLDFKDARPSLEKVSYSLLIFFCGMFITVDGFNKTGIPSSLWEFMEPYAKIDSVGGTAILAVVIVVLSNVASNVPTVLLLGARVAASAAAISPASEKKAWLILSWVSTVAGNMSLLGSAANLIVCEQARRALHCSYNLSFWKHLKFGFPSTIVVTAIGLILIRG; from the exons ATGGCTATTGCTCCAACTGTAAAAGTGGTTCTTGGCTCAATCGCGTTCTGCATATTCTGGGTCTTGGCCGTTTTTCCGGCCGTCCCATTCATGCCCATCGGAAGGACTGCAGGTTCTCTCCTTGGCGCTATGCTTATGGTACTTTTCCAAGTCATAACTCCAGACCAAGCATTTGCTGCTATTGATCTGCCTATCCTCGGTCTTCTTTTTGGGACAATGGTTGTTAGTGCTTATCTGGAACGAGCCGATATATTCAAATATTTGGGCAAGTTACTATCTTGGAGAAGCAAGGGAGCGAAGGACTTGCTTTGCCGAATTTGCTTGATATCCGCTGTTTCAAGTGCCCTATTCACCAACGATACGTCTTGTGTTGTTTTGACGGAATTCGTGTTGAAAATCGCGAGGCAACACAATCTCCCTCCTCATCCTTTTCTGTTAGCCCTGGCCTCAAGTGCAAATATTGGGTCATCAGCAACTCCGATAGGCAATCCTCAAAACTTAGTTATAGCTGTTCAAAGTAAGATCAGTTTTGGAAAGTTTTTGTTCGGAGTTCTCCCCGCGATGCTCGTGGGAGTTGTGATCAATGCTTTGATGCTTTTGTGTATGTACTGGAAGTTGCTATCGGATCAAAAAGATGAAGAAGATGCTTCGGTGGAAGTTGTTGGAGAAGACGATGTGAGTTTCCATCGATTTTCACCTGCTACAATGTCACATATCGCGTCACTGAAGTCCCAAGATTTGAGCTCTATTTTAGACTCCATGGGTATCCACAGCCCTGTGAACGTCGATTGTCTAACAAATATTCACAGCCCTGTGAACGTCAATGGCCATGAGTCGAAACTCAATCATCGTGGGAACATGCCCGAGAATGATAGCATTCACAACTCTCCTAATGTTAATGTTCATATAGATAACACCGAGAAGCTTAGAAACCGAGGGTATTTAACTGAGAGTGAGATTCATAAGGTCCTAAATACGGGAGTTGAATCAGTTAGAAATTCAGATGCTTCAAAAGAAACTACAAACTTCGGGCCTATACTATCAAAAAGGGGTCCCTCATCTTCTGGGGTTGAGTTCGAAAATTTTGGGTCATTCACAGAAGGAGGACTTGGATTTTCCAAGAAATGGAAAAGAATCTTATGGAAAGCATGTGTTTATCTTGTTACTTTAGGAATGCTCGTGGCTCTGTTATTGGGGCTAAACATGTCGTGGACTGCAATTACCGCTGCACTCGCTCTTATCGTTCTTGATTTCAAAGACGCCAGGCCTAGTTTAGAAAAG GTATCATATTCGCTCTTGATATTTTTCTGTGGAATGTTTATTACCGTCGATGGGTTCAATAAGACAGGCATTCCGAGTAGTTTGTGGGAGTTCATGGAGCCATATGCAAAAATAGATAGCGTAGGGGGAACTGCTATCTTAGCAGTTGTTATTGTTGTGCTCTCAAATGTTGCTTCCAATGTTCCGACAG TGCTACTACTCGGAGCTCGTGTGGCAGCATCAGCAGCGGCGATATCACCTGCAAGTGAGAAGAAAGCGTGGCTTATCTTATCCTGGGTGAGTACTGTCGCCGGGAATATGTCGCTGTTGGGCTCAGCTGCAAACTTGATCGTCTGCGAGCAGGCACGTCGTGCTCTACACTGCAGCTACAATTTATCATTCTGGAAACATCTCAAATTCGGATTTCCTTCTACGATTGTAGTTACCGCGATTGGTTTGATTCTCATCAGAGGGTGA
- the LOC140816839 gene encoding uncharacterized protein — MASRYEVEVTLTSAKDLKNISWRHGKLKPYAVVWIDSKNKCSSHVDEEGDTSPYWDQKLTIPFDSPIEETTLYIDIVHADADEDTKPLIGSAKLPLRDVVDDVGLGALADRKLELVRPSGRPHGKVEIKVSVREPRYRAAQDPYHAPPYGVPPPGSRDYTPPPPYGNPYSAPPAYGSQPGYPGYGQPSYGQPAGYGQSYYGQPGGYGQGSYYGQSPPVEEKQSKFGGMGTGLAVGAVAGVLGGVALAEGFDALEDNIADDVADRVEDDLGDEGDDY; from the coding sequence ATGGCGTCACGGTACGAGGTTGAAGTCACCCTCACTTCCGCCAAGGACCTCAAGAATATCAGTTGGCGACACGGCAAGCTCAAGCCATACGCCGTCGTCTGGATCGACTCCAAGAACAAGTGCTCCTCCCACGTCGACGAAGAAGGCGACACCTCCCCCTACTGGGATCAGAAGCTCACCATCCCCTTCGACTCCCCCATAGAGGAGACCACCCTCTACATAGACATCGTCCACGCCGACGCCGATGAGGACACCAAACCTCTCATCGGCTCCGCCAAGCTTCCCCTCCGCGACGTTGTGGATGATGTCGGGTTGGGAGCCCTCGCCGATCGGAAGCTCGAGCTGGTGCGCCCATCCGGCAGGCCACATGGCAAGGTTGAGATCAAAGTCAGCGTACGCGAACCGCGATACCGTGCGGCACAGGATCCTTACCACGCGCCGCCGTACGGTGTGCCTCCGCCTGGGTCGAGGGACTACACACCCCCACCACCGTATGGAAATCCATACAGTGCGCCACCCGCTTATGGTTCACAGCCAGGATACCCGGGTTACGGGCAGCCGAGCTATGGACAGCCTGCGGGTTATGGACAGTCATATTACGGGCAGCCGGGAGGTTACGGGCAGGGTAGTTATTACGGGCAGTCACCTCCTGTGGAGGAGAAACAGAGCAAGTTTGGGGGGATGGGAACAGGCTTGGCTGTGGGCGCCGTGGCGGGGGTGCTAGGTGGAGTCGCGCTGGCGGAGGGCTTTGATGCGTTGGAGGACAATATTGCTGACGACGTGGCAGATCGAGTGGAGGATGATTTAGGTGACGAAGGGGATGATTACTAG